Within the Beduinella massiliensis genome, the region AGGAAAAAGCAATGCCGGAAAGCGCATGGTTCGGGTTGACTTCACAAATTCTTTTTATTATCATAAAGGTAACGGTTTCATTTTGCGGTGTAAACTGGAGGGGATTCCCATTAGGCTTCGAGAGTATGAATATTTGCTTGCCATCGCGAAAGAAAAAAGCATCGTTCGAGCGGCGCAGAGCCTCTATATCTCTCAGCCAGCTCTCAGCCGTTTGCTGCAAAATGTCGAGATGGAGCTGGGCGTTACGCTTTTTGAACGCGGAGGGAAAGGTATGGTTCCCACTCCGGCAGGCGAATTGTATTTAGAAAATGCAAAAAGGCTTGTACGCATGAACGAAGATTTCTATAACACGCTGCATCGAAGCTCCGGGGCACAGGAAATTTTGTTGGCTTATCCGATGATTTATTCGGGTTTCGTGACAGGGCAGGTTGTACCGGAGCTCTCCAGGCGGGCTTATCCCATTTCGGTGATTTCACAGCCTACATCCCAACATAGCATTTTAAACGGGCTTCTCGATGAGCGCTGGCCCCTCGCGCTTGGTATCGTGACGGAAGAATACGCGTCATTGTTGGGGTATCGCGTTATTGGCAAACAGGAGATGGTACTGGCGGTGCCGAAGGGCCATTCGCTCGAACGCTTCGCCCAGACGAGAACGGACAGTACGTATCCGGTTATTTCGGCAAACTATCTCGCCGCGGAATGCTTTTTAATGCCGCGCAACACATCCTATAGCGGTAGATATGCGAAAAATTATTTTGCCGCAAACAGAATTCATCCGCCGGTTCTTTTGCACACACAGCTTACCAGCCCGCTGTATCAGGCCGTAGCGTCCGGCGCGGGCATCGCAATTTTGCCCTCTTTGCCTTTACGCCACATGAATCTGGA harbors:
- a CDS encoding LysR family transcriptional regulator — its product is MVRVDFTNSFYYHKGNGFILRCKLEGIPIRLREYEYLLAIAKEKSIVRAAQSLYISQPALSRLLQNVEMELGVTLFERGGKGMVPTPAGELYLENAKRLVRMNEDFYNTLHRSSGAQEILLAYPMIYSGFVTGQVVPELSRRAYPISVISQPTSQHSILNGLLDERWPLALGIVTEEYASLLGYRVIGKQEMVLAVPKGHSLERFAQTRTDSTYPVISANYLAAECFLMPRNTSYSGRYAKNYFAANRIHPPVLLHTQLTSPLYQAVASGAGIAILPSLPLRHMNLEQAITYLSLDTSQTVQKVGVLFRRDHAMNRAEEKLIEIMAETFT